The proteins below are encoded in one region of Oryzias melastigma strain HK-1 linkage group LG7, ASM292280v2, whole genome shotgun sequence:
- the rtel1 gene encoding regulator of telomere elongation helicase 1 isoform X2, whose product MFNKMKVHMCRGKVSTRSCHYYNNVEESSTDKDLTSSILDVEDLVKFGVKQKVCPYYLSRSLKQQADLIFMPYNYLLDPKSRRAHSIELGGAVVIFDEAHNLEKMCEESSSFDLTPYDVASAITAVDRLLVEQTKQTGGGEFSAEDLNVESLNSGLKLDVKALAKIKQILLDLEAAIDSYDVPSDRGVTKPGIFIYELLERAHLNYSTKTAVLEALDQIIGYLAGQPGIFFNTSGLQKLSDIIQLVFSGEPTKEDEQKQMESNSVHFKVHMHQDSSRNKRKQSTDPWTSSSSKKQGNILSYWCFSPGFSMLELQKQGVRCIILTSGTLSPLSSFTSELRIPFPVRLENGHVIERDQIFVSVVPRGPDGVLLSSAFDRRFLPENMFSLGNTVGKLDSSSVSDWMLLGGGVFSRLVWLSDLSILTSSSCRISSANISRVVPHGLLAFFPSFPMMEKILEFWRASGHADRIDSVKPMFVEPKGAGSFTEIIDGYYKKVSDPASKGGSFFAVCRGKASEGLDFADTFSRGVIITGLPFPPKLDPRVVLKMQFLDEMSRNKAPGVRYLLGQEWYRQQAFRAVNQAIGRVIRHKEDYGAIFLCDQRFRNSDARAHLPSWVKPHVRIYDNFGNVVRDVSQFFRVAQKLRPVVPKSAAAESGSAAWSPPTHSTPSASCSSSQSSCAQKAKALDAHLPSLKRRKLCEQSGGGGMARICLDYECEPREGQRRPASLLDALEREDGSRGDDGAAGQEKTSRVSTRSLQYDERMEDELRGGKRKIKLIQHQPPHLSVPEQSQSEDLSEEKKTTRAKRFLAGMKKSFSKVTFDRVVHALQTYKQTDELDALLSEMAVLAEDTNTHSLLRGFYQFVRPHHKLRFDERCAELTGLGCGYKPEHSLSKDQKKAIMQQSEVPPGEGQLDTRQLNGGGRHLSQGGLKEPQAAPVSFLADVKKTLGAAACSLLCEAISSYKKTDDYDHLMTTVVSLFTERDDDFQLLVRFNLFIRAHHKKKYRELLDGLIGQQTSSGGDPEPREEQPSPASPRAPKTQTKIHSFFSETQKK is encoded by the exons ATGTTTAATAAGATGAAG GTCCACATGTGCAGAGGAAAGGTCTCCACCAGGTCCTGTCACTACTACAACAACGTTGAAG AGAGCAGCACCGACAAAGACTTGACCAGCTCCATCCTCGATGTGGAAGATCTGGTCAAATTTGGTGTCAAACAGAA GGTCTGCCCGTATTACCTCAGTCGCTCCCTGAAGCAGCAGGCGGACCTCATTTTTATGCCTTACAACTACCTGCTGGACCCAAAG AGCCGCAGGGCGCACAGCATCGAGCTGGGCGGGGCCGTGGTCATCTTTGACGAAGCTCACAATCTG GAGAAGATGTGCGAGGAGTCGTCCTCGTTTGACCTGACTCCGTACGACGTGGCGTCCGCTATCACCGCCGTGGACCGGCTGCTGGTGGAGCAGACCAAACAGACCGGCGGTGGAGAATTTTCCGCTGAAGATCTGAATGTGGAATCCCTGAACTCAG GgctcaaactggatgtaaaagcTCTGGCAAAAATCAAAC AGATTCTGTTGGATCTGGAGGCCGCCATCGACTCCTACGACGTTCCCTCGGACAGAGGCGTCACCAAGCCTGGAAT CTTCATATATGAGCTGCTGGAGAGGGCCCACCTCAACTACAGCACCAAGACGGCGGTTCTGGAGGCTCTGGATCAGATCATCGGGTATCTGGCAGGAC AGCCAGGAATATTCTTCAACACCAGCGGGCTGCAGAAACTGTCGGACATCATCCAG CTGGTGTTCAGCGGCGAGCCAACGAAGGAGGACGAGCAGAAGCAGATGGAGTCCAACTCGGTTCACTTCAAG GTCCACATGCACCAGGATTCCAGCAGAAACAAGAGGAAACAGAGCACCGATCCGTGGACGTCGTCTTCTTCCAAGAAGCAGG GAAACATCCTGAGCTACTGGTGCTTCTCTCCGGGCTTCAGcatgctggagctgcagaagcaGGGCGTCCGCTGCATCATCCTGACCAGCGGGACCCTCTCGCCGCTTTCTtcattcacctctgagttgaggaT ACCGTTCCCCGTTCGTCTGGAGAACGGTCATGTGATCGAGCGGGACCAGATCTTTGTCAGCGTGGTTCCTCGAGGCCCTGATGGCGTCCTGCTGAGTTCAGCGTTTGACAGACG GTTCCTcccagaaaacatgttttccttaGGAAACACCGTTGGTAAGCTGGACAGCTCCTCTGTCTCTGATTGGATGCTTTTAGGAGGCGGGGTCTTCTCCCGTCTCGTGTGGTTGTCAGATCTATCCATCCTAACGTCCAGTTCCTGTCGGATCTCCTCAGCCAACATCAGCAGAGTCGTTCCTCATGGGCTCCTGGCGTTTTTCCCGTCTTTTCCTATGATGGAgaagattctggagttctggAGA GCTAGCGGCCACGCTGACCGCATCGACAGCGTCAAGCCCATGTTTGTGGAGCCTAAAGGGGCGGGGTCCTTCACCGAG ATCATCGATGGATATTACAAAAAGGTCAGCGACCCCGCATCCAAAGGAGGAAGCTTCTTCGCAGTGTGTAGGGGGAAG GCCAGTGAAGGTTTGGATTTTGCCGACACCTTCAGCCGTGGCGTCATCATCACGGGCCTTCCTTTCCCTCCCAAACTGGATCCTCGCGTCGTTCTGAAGATGCAGTTTCTAGACGAGATGAGCAGAAACAAAGCTCCAGGAGTGAGG TACCTGCTAGGCCAGGAGTGGTACCGGCAGCAGGCCTTCCGGGCCGTGAACCAGGCCATCGGCAGAGTCATTCGCCACAAGGAGGACTATGGAGCCATCTTCCTGTGTGACCAGAG gttcaggAACTCTGACGCCCGGGCCCACCTCCCCTCGTGGGTCAAGCCTCACGTGCGCATCTATGACAACTTCGGGAACGTGGTTCGGGACGTGTCGCAGTTCTTCAGGGTGGCGCAGAAACTG AGGCCTGTGGTCCCGAAGAGCGCCGCAGCAGAAAGCGGCTCCGCGGCGTGGTCGCCACCAACTCACTCCACCCCTTCAGCTTCCTGCTCGTCTTCTCAAAGCTCCTGCGCACAGAAAGCCAAAGCGCTGGACGCTCACCTGCCCAGCCTGAAGAGGAGGAAGCTCT GTGAACAGAGTGGGGGGGGCGGGATGGCCCGGATCTGCCTCGACTACGAGTGCGAGCCACGGGAGGGTCAGAGGAGGCCGGCCAGCCTGCTGGACGCCTTGGAGCGAGAGGACGGTTCCCGTGGAGACGACGGGGCGGCGGGTCAGGAGAAG ACGAGCCGGGTGTCCACGCGGAGTCTGCAGTACGACGAAAGGATGGAGGACGAACTGCGAGGAGGAAAACGTAAAATAAAGCTGATCCAGCACCAG CCTCCACACCTCTCTGTGCCGGAGCAGAGCCAGTCCGAGGATCTGTCGGAGGAGAAGAAAACCACCAGGGCTAAGCGGTTCCTGGCAGGCATGAAGAAATCCTTCAGCAAGGTGACCTTCGACCGCGTCGTCCACGCCCTGCAGACCTACAAGCAGACGGACGAGCTGGACGCTCTGCTGAGCGAGATGGCCGTCCTCGCTGAAGACACCAACACTCACAGCCTGCTGCGGG GTTTCTACCAGTTTGTTCGTCCGCACCACAAACTGAGGTTTGACGAGAGATGTGCGGAGCTGACGGGTCTCGGCTGCGGGTACAAACCGGAGCACTCGCTGTCCAAGGACCAGAAGAAGGCCATCATGCAGCAGAGCG AGGTTCCGCCCGGCGAGGGTCAGCTGGATACTCGGCAGCTCAACGGAGGCGGACGCCACCTCAGTCAGGGGGGCTTAAAGGAACCGCAGGCAG CGCCCGTCTCCTTCCTCGCTGATGTGAAGAAGACTCTGGGAGCTGCAGCGTGCTCGCTCCTCTGTGAGGCCATCAGCAGCTACAAGAAGACGGACGACTACGACCACCTGATGACCACGGTGGTCAGCCTGTTCACAGAGAGAGACGATGACTTCCAGCTGCTCGTCA GGTTCAACTTGTTTATTCGTGCACACCATAAAAAGAAGTACAGAGAGCTGCTGGACGGCCTGATTGGTCAGCAGACGTCATCCGGAGGAGATCCAGAGCCGAGGGAGGAGCAGCCAAGTCCAG cCTCTCCTCGCGCCCCGAAGACCCAGACCAAGATCCACAGTTTTTTCTCAGAAACCCAGAAGAAATGA
- the rtel1 gene encoding regulator of telomere elongation helicase 1 isoform X3: protein MASVRLRGVSVNFPFAPYDCQKDYMDKVLQCLQERMNGVLESPTGTGKTLCLLCATLAWREHFRDTISVQKIAERVKGEPLFPDTPLSSWGTAATDGDKPVHYSDIPKIIYASRTHSQLAQVIGELRRTSYRPKVCVLGSRDQLCINQEVMRQESNHVKVHMCRGKVSTRSCHYYNNVEESSTDKDLTSSILDVEDLVKFGVKQKVCPYYLSRSLKQQADLIFMPYNYLLDPKSRRAHSIELGGAVVIFDEAHNLEKMCEESSSFDLTPYDVASAITAVDRLLVEQTKQTGGGEFSAEDLNVESLNSGLKLDVKALAKIKQILLDLEAAIDSYDVPSDRGVTKPGIFIYELLERAHLNYSTKTAVLEALDQIIGYLAGQPGIFFNTSGLQKLSDIIQLVFSGEPTKEDEQKQMESNSVHFKVHMHQDSSRNKRKQSTDPWTSSSSKKQGNILSYWCFSPGFSMLELQKQGVRCIILTSGTLSPLSSFTSELRIPFPVRLENGHVIERDQIFVSVVPRGPDGVLLSSAFDRRFLPENMFSLGNTVANISRVVPHGLLAFFPSFPMMEKILEFWRASGHADRIDSVKPMFVEPKGAGSFTEIIDGYYKKVSDPASKGGSFFAVCRGKASEGLDFADTFSRGVIITGLPFPPKLDPRVVLKMQFLDEMSRNKAPGVRYLLGQEWYRQQAFRAVNQAIGRVIRHKEDYGAIFLCDQRFRNSDARAHLPSWVKPHVRIYDNFGNVVRDVSQFFRVAQKLRPVVPKSAAAESGSAAWSPPTHSTPSASCSSSQSSCAQKAKALDAHLPSLKRRKLCEQSGGGGMARICLDYECEPREGQRRPASLLDALEREDGSRGDDGAAGQEKTSRVSTRSLQYDERMEDELRGGKRKIKLIQHQPPHLSVPEQSQSEDLSEEKKTTRAKRFLAGMKKSFSKVTFDRVVHALQTYKQTDELDALLSEMAVLAEDTNTHSLLRGFYQFVRPHHKLRFDERCAELTGLGCGYKPEHSLSKDQKKAIMQQSEVPPGEGQLDTRQLNGGGRHLSQGGLKEPQAAPVSFLADVKKTLGAAACSLLCEAISSYKKTDDYDHLMTTVVSLFTERDDDFQLLVRFNLFIRAHHKKKYRELLDGLIGQQTSSGGDPEPREEQPSPASPRAPKTQTKIHSFFSETQKK from the exons ATGGCGTCGGTCCGCCTGCGGGGAGTCTCGGTGAACTTCCCCTTCGCCCCGTACGACTGTCAGAAGGACTACATGGACAAAGTGCTGCAGTGTCTGCAGGAG AGGATGAACGGGGTTCTGGAGAGCCCCACAGGGACGGGGAAGACCCTCTGCCTGCTGTGTGCCACGCTGGCCTGGAGGGAGCACTTCAGGGACACCATCTCAGTCCAGAAGATAGCAGAGAGGGTGAAGGGGGAGCCCCTGTTTCCAGACACCCCCCTGTCCTCCTGGGGAACGGCAGCAACCGATGGAGACAAACCAG TTCACTACTCTGATATTCCCAAGATAATATACGCATCCAGGACGCACTCTCAGCTCGCTCAGGTCATCGGGGAGCTGAGGAGGACTTCATACAG gcCAAAGGTGTGTGTGCTGGGGTCCAGAGACCAGCTGTGCATCAACCAGGAAGTCATGCGTCAGGAGAGCAACCATGTTAAG GTCCACATGTGCAGAGGAAAGGTCTCCACCAGGTCCTGTCACTACTACAACAACGTTGAAG AGAGCAGCACCGACAAAGACTTGACCAGCTCCATCCTCGATGTGGAAGATCTGGTCAAATTTGGTGTCAAACAGAA GGTCTGCCCGTATTACCTCAGTCGCTCCCTGAAGCAGCAGGCGGACCTCATTTTTATGCCTTACAACTACCTGCTGGACCCAAAG AGCCGCAGGGCGCACAGCATCGAGCTGGGCGGGGCCGTGGTCATCTTTGACGAAGCTCACAATCTG GAGAAGATGTGCGAGGAGTCGTCCTCGTTTGACCTGACTCCGTACGACGTGGCGTCCGCTATCACCGCCGTGGACCGGCTGCTGGTGGAGCAGACCAAACAGACCGGCGGTGGAGAATTTTCCGCTGAAGATCTGAATGTGGAATCCCTGAACTCAG GgctcaaactggatgtaaaagcTCTGGCAAAAATCAAAC AGATTCTGTTGGATCTGGAGGCCGCCATCGACTCCTACGACGTTCCCTCGGACAGAGGCGTCACCAAGCCTGGAAT CTTCATATATGAGCTGCTGGAGAGGGCCCACCTCAACTACAGCACCAAGACGGCGGTTCTGGAGGCTCTGGATCAGATCATCGGGTATCTGGCAGGAC AGCCAGGAATATTCTTCAACACCAGCGGGCTGCAGAAACTGTCGGACATCATCCAG CTGGTGTTCAGCGGCGAGCCAACGAAGGAGGACGAGCAGAAGCAGATGGAGTCCAACTCGGTTCACTTCAAG GTCCACATGCACCAGGATTCCAGCAGAAACAAGAGGAAACAGAGCACCGATCCGTGGACGTCGTCTTCTTCCAAGAAGCAGG GAAACATCCTGAGCTACTGGTGCTTCTCTCCGGGCTTCAGcatgctggagctgcagaagcaGGGCGTCCGCTGCATCATCCTGACCAGCGGGACCCTCTCGCCGCTTTCTtcattcacctctgagttgaggaT ACCGTTCCCCGTTCGTCTGGAGAACGGTCATGTGATCGAGCGGGACCAGATCTTTGTCAGCGTGGTTCCTCGAGGCCCTGATGGCGTCCTGCTGAGTTCAGCGTTTGACAGACG GTTCCTcccagaaaacatgttttccttaGGAAACACCGTTG CCAACATCAGCAGAGTCGTTCCTCATGGGCTCCTGGCGTTTTTCCCGTCTTTTCCTATGATGGAgaagattctggagttctggAGA GCTAGCGGCCACGCTGACCGCATCGACAGCGTCAAGCCCATGTTTGTGGAGCCTAAAGGGGCGGGGTCCTTCACCGAG ATCATCGATGGATATTACAAAAAGGTCAGCGACCCCGCATCCAAAGGAGGAAGCTTCTTCGCAGTGTGTAGGGGGAAG GCCAGTGAAGGTTTGGATTTTGCCGACACCTTCAGCCGTGGCGTCATCATCACGGGCCTTCCTTTCCCTCCCAAACTGGATCCTCGCGTCGTTCTGAAGATGCAGTTTCTAGACGAGATGAGCAGAAACAAAGCTCCAGGAGTGAGG TACCTGCTAGGCCAGGAGTGGTACCGGCAGCAGGCCTTCCGGGCCGTGAACCAGGCCATCGGCAGAGTCATTCGCCACAAGGAGGACTATGGAGCCATCTTCCTGTGTGACCAGAG gttcaggAACTCTGACGCCCGGGCCCACCTCCCCTCGTGGGTCAAGCCTCACGTGCGCATCTATGACAACTTCGGGAACGTGGTTCGGGACGTGTCGCAGTTCTTCAGGGTGGCGCAGAAACTG AGGCCTGTGGTCCCGAAGAGCGCCGCAGCAGAAAGCGGCTCCGCGGCGTGGTCGCCACCAACTCACTCCACCCCTTCAGCTTCCTGCTCGTCTTCTCAAAGCTCCTGCGCACAGAAAGCCAAAGCGCTGGACGCTCACCTGCCCAGCCTGAAGAGGAGGAAGCTCT GTGAACAGAGTGGGGGGGGCGGGATGGCCCGGATCTGCCTCGACTACGAGTGCGAGCCACGGGAGGGTCAGAGGAGGCCGGCCAGCCTGCTGGACGCCTTGGAGCGAGAGGACGGTTCCCGTGGAGACGACGGGGCGGCGGGTCAGGAGAAG ACGAGCCGGGTGTCCACGCGGAGTCTGCAGTACGACGAAAGGATGGAGGACGAACTGCGAGGAGGAAAACGTAAAATAAAGCTGATCCAGCACCAG CCTCCACACCTCTCTGTGCCGGAGCAGAGCCAGTCCGAGGATCTGTCGGAGGAGAAGAAAACCACCAGGGCTAAGCGGTTCCTGGCAGGCATGAAGAAATCCTTCAGCAAGGTGACCTTCGACCGCGTCGTCCACGCCCTGCAGACCTACAAGCAGACGGACGAGCTGGACGCTCTGCTGAGCGAGATGGCCGTCCTCGCTGAAGACACCAACACTCACAGCCTGCTGCGGG GTTTCTACCAGTTTGTTCGTCCGCACCACAAACTGAGGTTTGACGAGAGATGTGCGGAGCTGACGGGTCTCGGCTGCGGGTACAAACCGGAGCACTCGCTGTCCAAGGACCAGAAGAAGGCCATCATGCAGCAGAGCG AGGTTCCGCCCGGCGAGGGTCAGCTGGATACTCGGCAGCTCAACGGAGGCGGACGCCACCTCAGTCAGGGGGGCTTAAAGGAACCGCAGGCAG CGCCCGTCTCCTTCCTCGCTGATGTGAAGAAGACTCTGGGAGCTGCAGCGTGCTCGCTCCTCTGTGAGGCCATCAGCAGCTACAAGAAGACGGACGACTACGACCACCTGATGACCACGGTGGTCAGCCTGTTCACAGAGAGAGACGATGACTTCCAGCTGCTCGTCA GGTTCAACTTGTTTATTCGTGCACACCATAAAAAGAAGTACAGAGAGCTGCTGGACGGCCTGATTGGTCAGCAGACGTCATCCGGAGGAGATCCAGAGCCGAGGGAGGAGCAGCCAAGTCCAG cCTCTCCTCGCGCCCCGAAGACCCAGACCAAGATCCACAGTTTTTTCTCAGAAACCCAGAAGAAATGA
- the rtel1 gene encoding regulator of telomere elongation helicase 1 isoform X1: MASVRLRGVSVNFPFAPYDCQKDYMDKVLQCLQERMNGVLESPTGTGKTLCLLCATLAWREHFRDTISVQKIAERVKGEPLFPDTPLSSWGTAATDGDKPVHYSDIPKIIYASRTHSQLAQVIGELRRTSYRPKVCVLGSRDQLCINQEVMRQESNHVKVHMCRGKVSTRSCHYYNNVEESSTDKDLTSSILDVEDLVKFGVKQKVCPYYLSRSLKQQADLIFMPYNYLLDPKSRRAHSIELGGAVVIFDEAHNLEKMCEESSSFDLTPYDVASAITAVDRLLVEQTKQTGGGEFSAEDLNVESLNSGLKLDVKALAKIKQILLDLEAAIDSYDVPSDRGVTKPGIFIYELLERAHLNYSTKTAVLEALDQIIGYLAGQPGIFFNTSGLQKLSDIIQLVFSGEPTKEDEQKQMESNSVHFKVHMHQDSSRNKRKQSTDPWTSSSSKKQGNILSYWCFSPGFSMLELQKQGVRCIILTSGTLSPLSSFTSELRIPFPVRLENGHVIERDQIFVSVVPRGPDGVLLSSAFDRRFLPENMFSLGNTVGKLDSSSVSDWMLLGGGVFSRLVWLSDLSILTSSSCRISSANISRVVPHGLLAFFPSFPMMEKILEFWRASGHADRIDSVKPMFVEPKGAGSFTEIIDGYYKKVSDPASKGGSFFAVCRGKASEGLDFADTFSRGVIITGLPFPPKLDPRVVLKMQFLDEMSRNKAPGVRYLLGQEWYRQQAFRAVNQAIGRVIRHKEDYGAIFLCDQRFRNSDARAHLPSWVKPHVRIYDNFGNVVRDVSQFFRVAQKLRPVVPKSAAAESGSAAWSPPTHSTPSASCSSSQSSCAQKAKALDAHLPSLKRRKLCEQSGGGGMARICLDYECEPREGQRRPASLLDALEREDGSRGDDGAAGQEKTSRVSTRSLQYDERMEDELRGGKRKIKLIQHQPPHLSVPEQSQSEDLSEEKKTTRAKRFLAGMKKSFSKVTFDRVVHALQTYKQTDELDALLSEMAVLAEDTNTHSLLRGFYQFVRPHHKLRFDERCAELTGLGCGYKPEHSLSKDQKKAIMQQSEVPPGEGQLDTRQLNGGGRHLSQGGLKEPQAAPVSFLADVKKTLGAAACSLLCEAISSYKKTDDYDHLMTTVVSLFTERDDDFQLLVRFNLFIRAHHKKKYRELLDGLIGQQTSSGGDPEPREEQPSPASPRAPKTQTKIHSFFSETQKK, translated from the exons ATGGCGTCGGTCCGCCTGCGGGGAGTCTCGGTGAACTTCCCCTTCGCCCCGTACGACTGTCAGAAGGACTACATGGACAAAGTGCTGCAGTGTCTGCAGGAG AGGATGAACGGGGTTCTGGAGAGCCCCACAGGGACGGGGAAGACCCTCTGCCTGCTGTGTGCCACGCTGGCCTGGAGGGAGCACTTCAGGGACACCATCTCAGTCCAGAAGATAGCAGAGAGGGTGAAGGGGGAGCCCCTGTTTCCAGACACCCCCCTGTCCTCCTGGGGAACGGCAGCAACCGATGGAGACAAACCAG TTCACTACTCTGATATTCCCAAGATAATATACGCATCCAGGACGCACTCTCAGCTCGCTCAGGTCATCGGGGAGCTGAGGAGGACTTCATACAG gcCAAAGGTGTGTGTGCTGGGGTCCAGAGACCAGCTGTGCATCAACCAGGAAGTCATGCGTCAGGAGAGCAACCATGTTAAG GTCCACATGTGCAGAGGAAAGGTCTCCACCAGGTCCTGTCACTACTACAACAACGTTGAAG AGAGCAGCACCGACAAAGACTTGACCAGCTCCATCCTCGATGTGGAAGATCTGGTCAAATTTGGTGTCAAACAGAA GGTCTGCCCGTATTACCTCAGTCGCTCCCTGAAGCAGCAGGCGGACCTCATTTTTATGCCTTACAACTACCTGCTGGACCCAAAG AGCCGCAGGGCGCACAGCATCGAGCTGGGCGGGGCCGTGGTCATCTTTGACGAAGCTCACAATCTG GAGAAGATGTGCGAGGAGTCGTCCTCGTTTGACCTGACTCCGTACGACGTGGCGTCCGCTATCACCGCCGTGGACCGGCTGCTGGTGGAGCAGACCAAACAGACCGGCGGTGGAGAATTTTCCGCTGAAGATCTGAATGTGGAATCCCTGAACTCAG GgctcaaactggatgtaaaagcTCTGGCAAAAATCAAAC AGATTCTGTTGGATCTGGAGGCCGCCATCGACTCCTACGACGTTCCCTCGGACAGAGGCGTCACCAAGCCTGGAAT CTTCATATATGAGCTGCTGGAGAGGGCCCACCTCAACTACAGCACCAAGACGGCGGTTCTGGAGGCTCTGGATCAGATCATCGGGTATCTGGCAGGAC AGCCAGGAATATTCTTCAACACCAGCGGGCTGCAGAAACTGTCGGACATCATCCAG CTGGTGTTCAGCGGCGAGCCAACGAAGGAGGACGAGCAGAAGCAGATGGAGTCCAACTCGGTTCACTTCAAG GTCCACATGCACCAGGATTCCAGCAGAAACAAGAGGAAACAGAGCACCGATCCGTGGACGTCGTCTTCTTCCAAGAAGCAGG GAAACATCCTGAGCTACTGGTGCTTCTCTCCGGGCTTCAGcatgctggagctgcagaagcaGGGCGTCCGCTGCATCATCCTGACCAGCGGGACCCTCTCGCCGCTTTCTtcattcacctctgagttgaggaT ACCGTTCCCCGTTCGTCTGGAGAACGGTCATGTGATCGAGCGGGACCAGATCTTTGTCAGCGTGGTTCCTCGAGGCCCTGATGGCGTCCTGCTGAGTTCAGCGTTTGACAGACG GTTCCTcccagaaaacatgttttccttaGGAAACACCGTTGGTAAGCTGGACAGCTCCTCTGTCTCTGATTGGATGCTTTTAGGAGGCGGGGTCTTCTCCCGTCTCGTGTGGTTGTCAGATCTATCCATCCTAACGTCCAGTTCCTGTCGGATCTCCTCAGCCAACATCAGCAGAGTCGTTCCTCATGGGCTCCTGGCGTTTTTCCCGTCTTTTCCTATGATGGAgaagattctggagttctggAGA GCTAGCGGCCACGCTGACCGCATCGACAGCGTCAAGCCCATGTTTGTGGAGCCTAAAGGGGCGGGGTCCTTCACCGAG ATCATCGATGGATATTACAAAAAGGTCAGCGACCCCGCATCCAAAGGAGGAAGCTTCTTCGCAGTGTGTAGGGGGAAG GCCAGTGAAGGTTTGGATTTTGCCGACACCTTCAGCCGTGGCGTCATCATCACGGGCCTTCCTTTCCCTCCCAAACTGGATCCTCGCGTCGTTCTGAAGATGCAGTTTCTAGACGAGATGAGCAGAAACAAAGCTCCAGGAGTGAGG TACCTGCTAGGCCAGGAGTGGTACCGGCAGCAGGCCTTCCGGGCCGTGAACCAGGCCATCGGCAGAGTCATTCGCCACAAGGAGGACTATGGAGCCATCTTCCTGTGTGACCAGAG gttcaggAACTCTGACGCCCGGGCCCACCTCCCCTCGTGGGTCAAGCCTCACGTGCGCATCTATGACAACTTCGGGAACGTGGTTCGGGACGTGTCGCAGTTCTTCAGGGTGGCGCAGAAACTG AGGCCTGTGGTCCCGAAGAGCGCCGCAGCAGAAAGCGGCTCCGCGGCGTGGTCGCCACCAACTCACTCCACCCCTTCAGCTTCCTGCTCGTCTTCTCAAAGCTCCTGCGCACAGAAAGCCAAAGCGCTGGACGCTCACCTGCCCAGCCTGAAGAGGAGGAAGCTCT GTGAACAGAGTGGGGGGGGCGGGATGGCCCGGATCTGCCTCGACTACGAGTGCGAGCCACGGGAGGGTCAGAGGAGGCCGGCCAGCCTGCTGGACGCCTTGGAGCGAGAGGACGGTTCCCGTGGAGACGACGGGGCGGCGGGTCAGGAGAAG ACGAGCCGGGTGTCCACGCGGAGTCTGCAGTACGACGAAAGGATGGAGGACGAACTGCGAGGAGGAAAACGTAAAATAAAGCTGATCCAGCACCAG CCTCCACACCTCTCTGTGCCGGAGCAGAGCCAGTCCGAGGATCTGTCGGAGGAGAAGAAAACCACCAGGGCTAAGCGGTTCCTGGCAGGCATGAAGAAATCCTTCAGCAAGGTGACCTTCGACCGCGTCGTCCACGCCCTGCAGACCTACAAGCAGACGGACGAGCTGGACGCTCTGCTGAGCGAGATGGCCGTCCTCGCTGAAGACACCAACACTCACAGCCTGCTGCGGG GTTTCTACCAGTTTGTTCGTCCGCACCACAAACTGAGGTTTGACGAGAGATGTGCGGAGCTGACGGGTCTCGGCTGCGGGTACAAACCGGAGCACTCGCTGTCCAAGGACCAGAAGAAGGCCATCATGCAGCAGAGCG AGGTTCCGCCCGGCGAGGGTCAGCTGGATACTCGGCAGCTCAACGGAGGCGGACGCCACCTCAGTCAGGGGGGCTTAAAGGAACCGCAGGCAG CGCCCGTCTCCTTCCTCGCTGATGTGAAGAAGACTCTGGGAGCTGCAGCGTGCTCGCTCCTCTGTGAGGCCATCAGCAGCTACAAGAAGACGGACGACTACGACCACCTGATGACCACGGTGGTCAGCCTGTTCACAGAGAGAGACGATGACTTCCAGCTGCTCGTCA GGTTCAACTTGTTTATTCGTGCACACCATAAAAAGAAGTACAGAGAGCTGCTGGACGGCCTGATTGGTCAGCAGACGTCATCCGGAGGAGATCCAGAGCCGAGGGAGGAGCAGCCAAGTCCAG cCTCTCCTCGCGCCCCGAAGACCCAGACCAAGATCCACAGTTTTTTCTCAGAAACCCAGAAGAAATGA